In the genome of Luteitalea pratensis, the window GCAAGGCCAGGAGCGACCGGCTGGCCGAAGCCGCCGCCGAGCTCACGGTGGTCCTCGGGGCGATCGTCCTGCTCACCGGGCCGCTGTGGGCCCGCAAGGCCTGGGGCGTGTGGTGGCAGTGGGATGCGCGGCTCACGTCGACGCTCGTGCTGTGGCTGCTGTTTGCGGCGTACCTGTTGCTGCGGCGCTTCGGCGGGCCCGGCACGGAGAAACTCGCCGCGGGGGTGGCGCTGTTCGGCATGGCCAACGTGCCGTTCATCTACTGGTCGGTCAACGTCTGGCGGACGATGCATCCCAAGACCTCCGTCGTGCCGTCGCTGGTGCCGGAGATGCGCTTCCCGTTCTACTGGTGTGTGGTGGCATTCCTGCTCCTGTTCGTGGCGCTGCT includes:
- a CDS encoding cytochrome c biogenesis protein, encoding MLTRSVPAMLMVALAMFSIAPYFIAQAPYESTMGLVQKIFYYHAPVGIVMFVSTFTCGFASLAYLVRGKARSDRLAEAAAELTVVLGAIVLLTGPLWARKAWGVWWQWDARLTSTLVLWLLFAAYLLLRRFGGPGTEKLAAGVALFGMANVPFIYWSVNVWRTMHPKTSVVPSLVPEMRFPFYWCVVAFLLLFVALLRTRVRLAEQQDALDMLLAEAEG